The following is a genomic window from Deinococcus aerophilus.
GCGGCCGCCTCGCTCACGAACTGCGGAGCGTAGTTGGGACCGTTCCGGCCGCCGCGCAGGATGATGTGGCCGTCCGGATTGCCGCGCGTATGAACGATGCACGCGCGCCCATCGTCATCCACGGTGAAGAAGGCGTGCGGGTGCGCGGCAGCCACAATGGCGTCCACCGCCAGCTTGAGCCCGCCGCCGGTGCCGTTCTTGAAGCCCATCGGGGCGCTGACCGCACTGGCCATGACCCGGTGGGTCTGCGACTCGGTGGTCCGGGCCCCCAGACACGCCCACGCCACCGCATCGAACAGGTACTGCGGCGCGAAGGGGTCGAGCAGTTCGGTGGCGACCGGCAGGCCCAGTTCGCCCACCTCCAGCATCAGCTGCCGGGTCAGGGCCAGGCCGCGGCCCACATCGTTGGCGCCGGTCATGTCGGGGTCCATCAGGTAGCCGCGCCAGCCTACCGTGGTGCGCGGCTTGTCCACGTACACGCGCATCTGGACTTCCAGGGTGTCCTTCACCCGCTCGCGCAGCCCGGCCAGGCGGCGGGCGTAGGCCACGGCCGCGCTGTAGTCGTGAATGCTGCATGGCCCCACCACCACCAGCAGGCGCTCGTCCTCGCCGTGCAAGATGGCCTGCGCCGCCCGGCGGCCCGCGAGCACCGTGCGCTCGGCTTCCCGGGTCAGGGGCAGCGCCGCCTTGAGTTCACGCGGCGTGGGCAGCGGCGTGAACCCCGAGACCTTGAGGTTCTCGGTGCGGCTGGGGGCCGGGGTCTGCGTGGCGGGGGTGGAAAGGGGCTGGGTTTCGGGCAACTGGGCCGTCTCGGGCAACTGGGTCATGGGATTCTCCTGAAGACTGTTCTGTGGGGCGTAACGCGAACACCGCCCGGGGCCTCTGGGGCTGCACCGGG
Proteins encoded in this region:
- a CDS encoding 3-deoxy-7-phosphoheptulonate synthase, whose amino-acid sequence is MTQLPETAQLPETQPLSTPATQTPAPSRTENLKVSGFTPLPTPRELKAALPLTREAERTVLAGRRAAQAILHGEDERLLVVVGPCSIHDYSAAVAYARRLAGLRERVKDTLEVQMRVYVDKPRTTVGWRGYLMDPDMTGANDVGRGLALTRQLMLEVGELGLPVATELLDPFAPQYLFDAVAWACLGARTTESQTHRVMASAVSAPMGFKNGTGGGLKLAVDAIVAAAHPHAFFTVDDDGRACIVHTRGNPDGHIILRGGRNGPNYAPQFVSEAAALMTAAGLEAAVMVDCSHANSGSDFRRQQLVWRDVLHQRLAGQRALRGLMIESNLEPGKQSIPADLTELQPGVSVTDGCVGWAETEELLLEAHAALAR